The Nocardioides ginsengisegetis region CGTACCTTTCTGGGGTACCGAGGTCGCGGCCCAGTAGAAGCGGCAGAGGATGTCACAGCCTGGTCAGCAATGCAACCTAGAAGAGGTGCCGCGACCAAAAGTCGTCCGAGCGCCAGTCCGCGGGGATCCCCATTGCGTGAAGTGGAACGTTCGGATGGTCCGTCAGTAGCTCGCTGAGGCGGACTGCCCACGAGCTATTCGGCGACAATGTGTCGAGAACCGCCTGGAGAGACACAAGAACGGGGTACAGCCGCTTTGCTCGCATCGGGCTATCTGCGATGACTTCTGGGCGATGCAGCCACGAGATCGCGGGCGAGGAAGGAAGCGCCGGGTAGACGCCCAGACCAGCATTCCAAAGCCGACCGTGGTGAGCACAGATGTTTCGAATGCGGACGTAGGAGCGCAACCACGACATCAGAAGCGGTTCGTTCAGCCCGAGCGACCTTGCGATGGCGGTACGGTCAGATCGATCAGCCAGGTTAGAAATCAGACTTCGGAGCTGGCCGAGCGTCAACGACTCAACCATCAGCCATGATGGCGGCAGTTCCGGAGTCCCGTACGTCGTCAGGTAGTGCTCAAGGGCGGAGCGATGAACGAGACCCTCGAGGTTCGATTCGGCATCACGGTCTAGTTGGTCGCTGCAACTCTTTCGGACAATCTCGAGCAGCCCCGAGTGACGATCGCGTCGGCGGAAGTGAGCGGCATCCAGGAACCAATGCGGGCCACCCTTGTTCAGAGACATGTGATCCGTCAGCGCGCTTCGGATCCCAACCTCGACCCGTTCGAGCGCGTCCATCACCAGAAGTCGAAGCGCACGATCGAACACGTACAGGTCGAGGACATCGTCGAACGATGCGGTAGGCCGCACCTGGTGGTCGCCGCGCTCAGAGTGGAACGGAATTATGTAGGGCGAGAGTCGGTAATAGCCGATGTGGCGCAGGTAGCGCTCCGCCTTAGCGGCATCGGGGACCTGGAGCCCACGCTCCGCCATACGCTTGTTGAGTGCCTGATGACTCAGCGGCGGCTTGGAGTAGATCTTGGTACCCCGAGCGCGGGGCCGGTGATCGCGCATGCAACTCTCTTAGGCAATAAAAAATCCCCCAAGTGCGCATCGCGGAGAGGCGTGGGGGATGTAGTGGCGTGAACGTATCACGAGTGCTTGGCCTCGGGTCCAGATTATCGCGATTGCCACACGCGGCGCGCCGAAACCGTTGGGAACCGCCGCGGGGTGCGCGCAGGGACCGGCGCCAGCCGCACGCCCGGAGCGCGGGGCCCCCGCGGCGCGGCCGGCGAAGCCGGCCGCCTTGACCAGATAGAGGTGAATTCGGCAAAACTTCACGCGCCGCCCATCACGCCCCTTGTTGGCGGCGGCAACACGGCACCGGTCCGGGTTCGAGTGGAACACGTGGCAGATCAGCGCGTCCGGCCGGCGACGAACTGTCAGACCTCAAGCCAGCCAAGATGACTCTGCCCTCGCGTCGTCCTGAGTACGTCGGCACCGACTGCTAAGACGGACTCATGAGCCAAGTCTGCGATCAGTGCGGCAACGACGCACCAACGCTGGGTGGTGAGGGTCGCTTCTCCGTCCACGATATCGACGGCAACTCGGAGGAACTGTTCGGTCCGCGTATCGCGACTGAAGCCACGAGATGCCCCGGGTCACTACTTCATCCCGTGGAGGGCAGAGCACCGAGCTCCGTTCACACGACCTCTGGTGGGCTGCCCGGTCTCGGCAAGCGTCGCTGAGGGAGTGTGGCAAGAGTCAACACCTAGCCTGGCAGTGACACCATGGCGCATTCGCGGCGGAATGACGCAGGCCTGCGCCGCAGAAATGGAGGCACCATTCGGGTCCTTACGTGCTCCCGAACACCCCCCGTCGTGTTCAGACGCGGCTAGCCTCCGACCCTCGCTGACCCGTGGGGTCGACAGCGAGAGTCGTTGGCCTGGAACTGTCGCTGCTCGAACCAGCCAACGACTCTCGAGTTCGTTGAGCGGTGGCCGATCTACGATCACGAGATCGATCCGCGCGTCGCGGCACGCGCCTACACCGCCGCGACCCAAATGGCTCGCCGGGCATCGAGGCGATCTGCGCCGAGCATGGACAAGTGCAGGGCTCTCTTGCTGCGAAGCTCACGGCGTTGAAGAACGCCGGAGTCATTGACGACCGGCTGCATGACTGGTCCGCCGTGGTCCGTGACTTCGGAAACTCGGGTGCCCACGATGTAGACGCGACCCTCAACTACGAAGACGCAGATGACGCAATCGCCTTCTTTGAGGCCCTAGTGCACTACCTGTACACCTTCGAGATGCGCGGACGCCCCTCGATCCTCGATCTACGGGGTGTGCCCGCGCTCTGCGTCCATGGACGCAGCATGGCAGCGGCGCGCCTCATCGGCATGACAAGCAATTGAGGGCTCTGCAGCCGCCGCCGGTTGATCCCCCCCAATTCAGGCCATTCACCGGGGTCAGGCGACGCCGCCACCACCGCTGACCCGCGCCGTGGCCATGAGGTTCTGCGTCACGGTGTACATGGCCTCGAGCTCAGCCGGGTTGGCCCCGATGCTCACTCCGGTGTTATTCGCGGCTACCCGAATGCGCCGCGCCGAGACGACGGAGTCTCGGGCCCGGTCGGAGAGGTGTCGAAGCCTCCAAGTTCGGGTGCCGATGGCGTCGAGCGCCTCCAGGTCCCGCAGGCGGGATCGAACGGCGTGCTGGCGGCGACCAGGACCGAGCATGCTGTCGAACCCGCGCGGGCAACAGTTGGAGTCCAGGCAGCCCAGCTCGCCCTGGTGGACACCGGCGACCTCTGCGAGCGACCGCACCGAGGAGAGCCCTAGTGAGCGGCCGATCGAGTCCACGTAGGCGCCAATGTAACGAGGGCCAGGGCTGGACGCCTGTGCGCGGGAGCTCTGCTTGCCACGCACGTCATACCGCTCACCGCTGCACATGCCGACCTCGTAGCCGTCCGCGCCCATCGTGACCGCCAAGAGGCCCGACTCGCCGGCGTGCCAAGCGAGGAACGGCCCCACGCTGGCGGCACGTCGCCAGATACGGGTCGCCGCGTGGAGGTTGGTCACATTCGGCCCAGTCGTCATCGACAACCCTAGTCCGACCGGGCCGGTCGCGATCCGATGTGCCGCACGCAGCACTCGCCCCAGCCCGAGCTGCCAGGCGGCGGGGTCGAGGGATACCGCGCGCTGGTCGACCGAGATGACTGGGAACAGGGCGAACATCAGGCCGAGGGAGGTCAGGTGGGAGGCCGTCTCCTTGTACAGCAGGCGCTGCACCTGCGCCGCGCTGCCGGCGAAGTCGGTCAGGTGGAGATAGGGGGGCATGATTCCGGTGGCGCCGTGGTCCAGTTGGAACTCGACGACGCTCTCGATGAGCTCGGCGCGGGCATCAGCGTCGAGCAGCGCACGCGGGTCGACAGGCGCGGAGGTGGCGTACGGGAGGTCGGCCCAGTTGTCGGTGGGGTCCTGCCGAGAAGTGAGGAACATGGTCTGCGGGTCGATCAGCAACTGCGTGCCTGCGGCGTAGGCGGCGCGCGTGAATCCGTCCTCATGCACGACGGCGGTGGCGTCAACCACGACGCGGCGGATGTAGCGCGAGTGTCGCGGCGGCAGCGCCGCGGGGTCGGTCAGCAGCTCGTTCAGCACGACATGGTCGTTGTGACCCGCGCGCAGGACCAACTCGGTCATGCCCTCACCTCCGTAGTGGGCTATGCGAAGCCTAGCACGAAGTTTCGTGCGAAGTCCGTTAGCAATCCGAACGAAGATGGCTATGATGTCGTCATGGAACTCCGACCCGCCAAGGAGATGTGACATGCCCTCAAGCGCCCACGCGGAGCGCGCGAGGAGCTCCGACCCCCAAGTCGCCCGCCTGATCGCGAAGCTCAAGGAGCGCGGAAGTCTGAGTGCAGCCGAGATCGGCGAGATCGTCGGCGTCGGCACCCGGCAGGTCCAGAACTGGGCCACTGGCCACGGTGCCCCTGCCAACACCAAGCGCCTACGACAGCTTCTCGACCTGGCTTACGTCCTCGACCTCGTGTCCGAGGTCTTCGACGACGAAGGCGCCACAATGTGGCTCCACGCCCGCAACCGTCAGCTCGACGGCGAGAGACCCCTCGACCTCATCGCCCAGCACGAAACCGACCGTGTCATCACGCTCCTGGACCGACTGGCCGACGGGAACTTCTGATGACGAGCGCCCGGGACCTGACACGAGCCATCGCCAGCCTGAACCCCGTCAGCGTTTCCGGGCGCTACTACCGAGTGACATCCGAGGCTCGACTCCACCGGGCCCTCGACGGCTCCCCGGCAGGCGGCCGCTGGGGGCCCGTCGGCGGGTTCCCCGTCATCTACCTCGGCGACAGCTACGAAGGCGTCGTCATCGAGACGCACCGTCACGTAGCCGACACCGCCGAGGACAAGGTCGCCCCGCCCAAGAAGCTGGGGCTCATCACCGTCGATGTTGACGTCACCGACATCGTCGACCTCACCGCCGCCTCCGCCAGGTTCGCTGCTGGCCTGTCGGACCCGGCCATCGTCTACAGCGAGCCCCAGGACCCCGAGACCGGTGCCGCCTATCTCGCCTGCCAGCAGGTGGCACAGGCCGCGCACCAACTCGGCCGCCACGGCATTCTCGTGCCCTCTGCAAGCCATCGCGGCAACACCCTGGCCCTGTTCGCCGAGAACCTCACCGAGGCCGAGCGACCGACCCCGGTAGGGGGCGCAGCGGTCTGGGAGGCCATGCCGGCAGACCCCAGGCGGCTCCGCATCGTGGAGCCGATGCGTTCTGACGACTGAGCCCAAACCACGCTCTACCCCACCCAGCGGGGCCCCGGGAGTCGAAGGCGGCCGTAAGACGCGCCACGGCGTGATGGCGTCGAGACAGCCGTGTCGGTGCCGGCACCTATCGTTCTGTCAAACGAGAAGGACCACATCGAATCGAGGATCAATGTCACGGAACACGTGGCCACGAGACCGCAGCACCTCTTCAGGTGGGGGACTCTCGACCTCGAGCGGAGGAGGGCTCTCAACCTCGCGCGGAGGTGGCGCGTCCACTTCCAGCGGAGGAGGAATGTCGACATCAAGCGGGGGAGGGATGTCCACCTCATCGGGCGGAGGTCTTTCCACCTCAGCTGGCGGGGGGTTGTCAACATCCTCCGGAGGCGGCCTCTCAACGTCCAGCGGTGGAGGGCTCTCAACTTCCAGCGGTGGAGGACTCTCCACGTCTCCAGGTGGCGGCCTCTACACCGGCTCGTGCGCAAACCCGTACCGCAGTAACACGCCACCGATGCACGTGTTCATTCCTATCCTGCGCCAGCGGGGCCTTGGGCATATCGCGGACCTCCTGGCCCGAGCTCACCACCTCGATTTCTGATAGCCGGAGGCAGCTTCGCCAGCACAGAGACAAGGCCAACTCTGGCAAAGCTGAAGCGTCGAAATGACGCTGTCGTCCGGACGGTCATCTCGTCATTGCCGGAGCGGGCTCGTTAAGGTTAGACGCTCGAGTCGCTTTCCCATGGGACGCGCTTGGGCAAATCTGAACGCACCCAGTTCCAGGAAGTCTCGCTTCTCTCGGTTCGGAACTTCAGCAATTCAGGGTGTCGCTGCTCGTGGAGCATCCTGACCCACTCGCGGAGTTCGGGGCTCGCAGTGCGAAACGCTTTGGCCAAGGCCGTGATCAGCCCGATGACCACGAAGCCCAACACAGCGACCGCCCCCACGACGGGTGGTGCTCCGGATACGTCGATCATGACCCCTCCCTCCGACCCCAGTGGTAGGCATCGCTAGTTCTACGCGCCAGCATCGAGAATGCAAGGGCAATACCGGAACGTATAAACGCCGATGGCCCTTGGATTGCCTTCAGGTCACGGGTCGTCACGACTTCGTCCGGGCGCTCGCCTGCTGCTCGGCGCGCCGCTTGGTTCAGTCGACGACGACGACGAGGCCACCGGCTTTCACGGCCAGAACGCTGGCGGTCAGCATCGCGGCGATGGCGTAGAGCACCCCCGCCGGCCCGCCCGGAACTTGGATCATGGTGTCCGCCCACTCCGTGACGGCACCCATCGGGTGGGCAGCCCAGGAACGAGGACGGGGGGCAATTGGGTGCGTTGAGATAACCAAGCAACGGATGACCTTTGAGACGCGCGGATGAAGGTGGCCCTCTTGAATCCCCAGCAGTCATCTGTCTCAAAGCGCCTGGTCCCCGATTTGTTATCACCTGCGACCGCGTATTTGGGCCATGGTCGCCGCACTCTGGGTTGGGAACCCGCGTATATGCGTCTCCTAGGCGCAAGGCCTAGCAACGCGACCCAGAGCCTACAGCATCGTCCGCGTCAGAACCGATATCTCCTCGCGTTTCACATCCGGTCACAGCTACCCCGTCTTCACGAATGACAGTCCCGGATGCGGGCCCCAGGCAGCGGTAAGACGTGCGTGCAGAGCAAGATGGAAGCGCTCGTGGGCCTAGCGTTAGTCATCCCTCCTTATGCATCAACAGGAGGCGACAGGGCGGCAGTCGCGGTGGATAGACGGACGTGAAAGCTGCTCGGATCGTCGAGGATTGACGAATCCCGGTTGACCGCCCGACGTTCCTGCGGATTCAGTTCTTTGGAAAACTGGACAAGTTCGCCTGTTGAATCCCGGAACTGGCCGATGACAATGTTGTCGAAGTGGTGCAGGCACTTTCTATCGCCTGCCGTGGACAGCACAGTTGAGACCGATGCCGCTAGTGCTGCAGTGGCGTCTGATCCTGGTTTGCGAAGGTAAGTGTCTGACAGCGCCATCGCTGTCGCTTCAGCAAAGAGTCGAGCCTTCTTCTTGGCACGGCGGATAGCCCACTCTCGAAAGACCGATCCTTCTCGTTCGACGCCCTCAACCAAGATCTCGTATCCGGCTTCGGCCAGCATCCCGCGCACTGACTCCCAATGAGGGTCGAGTTCTCCTGGTCTTGCATCGAAGACACGGCTATGGGCGATCGAGATCGCCTGCGCCCGAGCGGCTCCCAGCTCAATCTCTCTCTGGCGCTGCGCCGCCTGGCGCCTCGAGTCAGCTTGAAGTCTTGAAACTTGTCGCTCCAACTTGTCCCGCTCGCGGAACAAGGCCCGGACGTCGTCGAGCGACGCCCTACGCCACCACGTGCCCACGTTATCGTTTCCCATGAAGCGCAGGCTAAATGAGTTCCTTAGGGTGAAGGTTTCCCGACGCGGGCCTACGAGAGCCGGGATCTTGTAGGGCCACCCGATGAGCTCCGGTGCCCCACGCGGTCCTTGCGCGCGGCTGGACACTGGAGGCGCGTGATAGTGGGCCGAATGCCTGGACCGGCCTTGCGCGACCTCGGCCGGGGAACGCTCGTCGCGTGGACTCGCCAGCGCGTCACTCGGGGTGCAGGAGAACGTCTGCCCGAAGCGCGTTGCCCGCTTGGAGGAGTCCGACGTTGATGACGCCGATAGATTCGTCGTCATGAGTTGGACCGCGACCGACTGCGAGTCTGTTGCTAGGGAGTTCGTCGAACCGCTCGGCGATCGTTGGAAGCACGTGCAGGGTGTTGCAGAGACTGCGGCAACTTGGTCGGGAGTCGGGGCCGAAGCTGGATTCATCGTGGGAAGTGCTTGGCTGCACGACATCGGGTATGCACCCGAACTGCACCAGACGGGGATGCACGCTATTGACGGCGCCCTGTTCCTCGACCTCGCTGGGGCTCCGCGCGAGATCGTGTCACTGGTCGCGTTCCACACCGGGGCCGAGTTTGAAGCTGAAGAGCGCGGGTTGATCGACAAGCTCATCCAGTTCGACCGGCCACGCCAGGAATGGATCGATGCGCTGATCCTGGCGGATCTGGTCACCGGCAGCGACGGTGCGCGAGTGACGGTCGGTCAGCGGCTCGATTCCATCTTCGAGCGGTACGAGGCACAGCATCCAGTCCATCGTGCAGTGACCAGGTCGCGGGAGTACCTCGAGACCTGCGCTGCACGGGCCGCAAAGCGGGTCGGCTACCCGACGTAGGGGTGCGAGCTTCCTTCAAGCCCGTGCTCGAGGCGCATGCGCATCGAAGGATGCATCGGCAACGTGGCGATTTCGTCTGATGAGAACCATTCGACCCGCTTGCTCTCGTCACTGGTACGTGCCGTGCCGCCCACGAGCCGTGCGGAGAAGGCAATCGAGAACTGTTGGCGCACCTCGCCGTCCTCGTACGCCATGACATGCGCCGGGTTCGTATAGGTCCCGGTGATGCTCAGGACCTCGACGTCGTATCCGGTTTCCTCCTTGACCTCGCGAACCACTGTGTCCGCGATGGACTCGCCGATCTCGTGGCCGCCGCCGGGCAGCGCCCAGAGGTCGTTGTCCGTCTTGTGAATCAGGAGGACGCGCCCCTCGGGGTCCTGGACGATCGCCACCACTGACGGCACCACGTTGTTGGCCCTAGGAGCATTCGGGTCGTCGATGTAATCGATACGTCGTCCCATGCGAGCACGCTTTCACGCCGACCCGCGCGTCTCCAAGGGAACGG contains the following coding sequences:
- a CDS encoding Abi family protein — protein: MRDHRPRARGTKIYSKPPLSHQALNKRMAERGLQVPDAAKAERYLRHIGYYRLSPYIIPFHSERGDHQVRPTASFDDVLDLYVFDRALRLLVMDALERVEVGIRSALTDHMSLNKGGPHWFLDAAHFRRRDRHSGLLEIVRKSCSDQLDRDAESNLEGLVHRSALEHYLTTYGTPELPPSWLMVESLTLGQLRSLISNLADRSDRTAIARSLGLNEPLLMSWLRSYVRIRNICAHHGRLWNAGLGVYPALPSSPAISWLHRPEVIADSPMRAKRLYPVLVSLQAVLDTLSPNSSWAVRLSELLTDHPNVPLHAMGIPADWRSDDFWSRHLF
- a CDS encoding DUF4145 domain-containing protein translates to MADLRSRDRSARRGTRLHRRDPNGSPGIEAICAEHGQVQGSLAAKLTALKNAGVIDDRLHDWSAVVRDFGNSGAHDVDATLNYEDADDAIAFFEALVHYLYTFEMRGRPSILDLRGVPALCVHGRSMAAARLIGMTSN
- a CDS encoding antitoxin Xre/MbcA/ParS toxin-binding domain-containing protein, yielding MPSSAHAERARSSDPQVARLIAKLKERGSLSAAEIGEIVGVGTRQVQNWATGHGAPANTKRLRQLLDLAYVLDLVSEVFDDEGATMWLHARNRQLDGERPLDLIAQHETDRVITLLDRLADGNF
- a CDS encoding RES family NAD+ phosphorylase, which gives rise to MTSARDLTRAIASLNPVSVSGRYYRVTSEARLHRALDGSPAGGRWGPVGGFPVIYLGDSYEGVVIETHRHVADTAEDKVAPPKKLGLITVDVDVTDIVDLTAASARFAAGLSDPAIVYSEPQDPETGAAYLACQQVAQAAHQLGRHGILVPSASHRGNTLALFAENLTEAERPTPVGGAAVWEAMPADPRRLRIVEPMRSDD
- a CDS encoding HD domain-containing protein, coding for MSWTATDCESVAREFVEPLGDRWKHVQGVAETAATWSGVGAEAGFIVGSAWLHDIGYAPELHQTGMHAIDGALFLDLAGAPREIVSLVAFHTGAEFEAEERGLIDKLIQFDRPRQEWIDALILADLVTGSDGARVTVGQRLDSIFERYEAQHPVHRAVTRSREYLETCAARAAKRVGYPT
- a CDS encoding NUDIX hydrolase, coding for MGRRIDYIDDPNAPRANNVVPSVVAIVQDPEGRVLLIHKTDNDLWALPGGGHEIGESIADTVVREVKEETGYDVEVLSITGTYTNPAHVMAYEDGEVRQQFSIAFSARLVGGTARTSDESKRVEWFSSDEIATLPMHPSMRMRLEHGLEGSSHPYVG